Part of the Spiroplasma endosymbiont of Poecilobothrus nobilitatus genome is shown below.
GGAAGAATTCCATCAACAAAAGGTTATCGTTATTATGTTGATAACTTGATGGTTGAGAAAAATATTGATGATATTAAAAACCGGATTGAAGCCTTATTTGTTAATCGAAATATGTCAATTAATGATATTCTTGATCAAACAGGCCAAATTTTAAGTGAAATGACAAATTTAACAACGGTTGTTGTTGGTCCAAACTTTCAAGAAGAATTATTAAAAAAAATTGAATTATTGCCAATTTCTGAAACACAAGCAGTTGTTGTCTTTGTTTTAACAAATGGGCATGTTGAGAATAAAATGTTTACAATTGATAAAAATAGTTCAATGAACGATTTAAAAATTTCTGTTGAATTATTTAATACACGGTTAGAAAATACTAAAATAACTGATATTCCAACAAAATTTGAGGTAATTCGTCCAATCTTAGAACAACAAGTAAAACATTATGAATATATTTTAAAACAATTTGTTAACGCTTTAACAAGTATTGTTAAACCAAGTTATTCAACTCACGGGATTCAATATATGCTC
Proteins encoded:
- the hrcA gene encoding heat-inducible transcriptional repressor HrcA; the protein is MLLVLTQRQENILKVIVEEYTKTAQPVGSKAIMASPLIDSSSATIRNECAILEKEGFLEKEHASSGRIPSTKGYRYYVDNLMVEKNIDDIKNRIEALFVNRNMSINDILDQTGQILSEMTNLTTVVVGPNFQEELLKKIELLPISETQAVVVFVLTNGHVENKMFTIDKNSSMNDLKISVELFNTRLENTKITDIPTKFEVIRPILEQQVKHYEYILKQFVNALTSIVKPSYSTHGIQYMLQNPEYNNPERIKQVIRLIETISPFDYFKKQQNNTNENIVSIQIGNETGFNNDDMALLTTTYKVDDMQKGGIVLVGPKRLEYDKLYEVLEWLAYRIKEAYQKEYREGEINE